CTGGCACGTCGCGCATTATTTCGTCGCGCTCGGCCTTCTGGTCGTGGCGGTGGCGACGTCGATCGTCATCATCCGCGGCCCGCTCGGCCTCGCCTTCCGCGCGCTGCGCGACAATCCGGGCTACGCCGTCTCGCGCGGCATCAGCCGCTTCAAGTACCAGCTCTGGATCTTCGCGGTCTCGGCCTTCCTGACGGGCGTCGCCGGCGGCTTCTACGCCGTGCAGTTCCGCGTCGTCGGCCCGACGGTGTTCTCGTTCCAGCTGCTCCTGTTCCTGATCGCGATGATCGTGGTCGGCGGGCTCGGCACCATCTGGGGACCGCTGCTCGGCGCCGCGGTGCTGATGCTGGCCGACGAGGGCATGAAGGAACTGTCCGACTACCGCAACATCGGCCTCGGCCTGCTGCTGGTGCTGTTCATCATCCTGCAGCCGGGTGGGCTAGTGAGGATGTTCTCGCGCAAGGCGAAGGCTCCCGCAGACACGCCACAGGCCTAGCCGCGGCGTCGCTGCGCCAGGCGAGCGGCGATACGCAGGAGTCGGGAGGGAGGCCGTCCGGGCCTCCGCCGGTAGCCGTACCGTCGGGGTACGGGGCCTATTGCAGCTCGCGCCTTACGATCGCCGCACCGTCGGCCATCGCCTTCATCTTGCCGAAGGCGACCTCGCGCGGCAGGTATTTCAGGCCGCAGTCCGGCGCGATCACGATCCGCGCCGCATCGACGTTCGGCAGCGCGCGGCGGATGCGCGCCGCCACGATCTCCGGCGTCTCGATCTCGTGCGTGGAGAGATCGAGCACGCCGAGGATGATCTTCTTGTCCGGCAGGGTCTTCAGCACCGAGGTGTCGAGGTTCGACTGCGCCGTCTCGATCGACACCGCCTTGCACGAGCAGCCCGAGAATTCCGGCAGGAAGGAATAGCCTTCCGGCCGATGGTGGATGATGGCGGCATAGCCGAAGCAGATGTGCACGGCCGTCTCGCCCTCGATCCCGTCCAGCGCCCGGTTCAGCGCGGCCAGCCCGTACTGCCGCGCCGGCTCCGGCCGCGCCTGCATGTAGGGCTCGTCGATCTGGACGATGTCGGCGCCCGCGGCGAAGAGGTCGCGGATCTCCGCGTTCACCGCCGCCGCGTAGTCGAGCGCCATCTCGGCCGGGTCGTCATAATAGTCGTTCTGCGCCTGCTGCGACATGGTGAAGGGGCCGGGCACGGTGATCTTGATCGTCCGGTCGGTGTTGGCCCGCAGGAACCTCACGTCGCCCGCCTCCACGGCATGGCGCCGCGCGATCTTGCCCACCACGCGCGGCACCGGGTTCGGGTGCCCGGAGCGGTCGAGCGCGGAACCGGGATTGTCGATGTCGACGCCGTCGAGCGCGGTGGCGAAGCGGTTCGAATAGCTCTCGCGCCGCATCTCGCCGTCGGTGATGATGTCGAGCCCGGCACGCTCCTGGTCGCGGATCGCAAGCAGCGTCGCGTCGTTCTGCGCCTCCTCCAGGAACTCCGGCGCGACGCGCCAGAGTTCGCGCGCCCGCACCCGCGGGGGAAAACGCCCGGCGAGTTTGCCGCGGTCGATCAGCCATTCGGGCTGGGCGTAGGAACCGACGAGCGACGTCGGCAGAAGCGGCAGAGTCCGGGCCATCGAAGTCCTCCCTTGCAAAGGCCGTGCCGGCGGCGCCTCCTCGCGCCGCCGGGTAGCGATCAGGCTCGGAAGAGATCCTGCTCCACGCCCGCCGCCGAGAAGAGATGGTCGCGGCTGGCCTCCAGCTCGCGCTTCAGCTTCGGCAGGTCGACGTCGAGCAGTTTTCCCTTCCACTTGCGCAGCTTGCCGGCCACCATGACGCTGTCGACGTTCGACCGCTCCATGAGGGTCACGACGGCACCCGGCACGTGGTTCAGCGGCGTCACGTTGATGGCGCCTGCGTCGAGCAGCACGATGTCGGCTTCCTTGCCCGGCGTCAACGACCCCGTGCGGGAACCGAGCTTCAGACCCTTCGCGCCCTCCAGCGTGGCGAAGCGGATCACGTCGCGCGAAGTCAGGAGCCGCGGCACGTCGGTGTCGCCGGCGAGCGCCTTCTCGTTGGCGAAGGCGCGCTGCAGGGTGAAGGCCGAGCGCATCTGGGTGAACGGATCGGCCGTCATGGTGCATTCGACGTCCGACGACAGCGACGGCTGCATGCCCAGGTCGAGCGCCTTCTGGATCGGCGGCATGCCGTGGCGCATCGCCATCTCGATCGGCACCGCGAGCGACACGTGGCTGCCCGCGTCCGCCGCCTTCTGCCAGGCCATGTCGGACATGCCGGTCATGTGGATGAAGATGTTGTCGGGGCCGAACATGCCGGCCTCCGCCATCTGGTCGAAGGTCGGGCGCATGCCGAAGGTCCCGACCACGTGCAGCGCGACCGGAATGCCGAGTTCGCGGCCGATCTTCCAGGACTCCTCGTAGCCCGGAATGTAGATCTCTCCACCCATGACCATCGTCAGCAGCTGGTCGTCGGAGGAGAAGTACTGCTCTTTCAGGCGGCGCGCGTCGGCCGGATACTTCGCCCGGTCGCCCCAGCCCTCGAAATAGCCGAAGACGGCGCGGCGCCCGGCGTCCTGCAGCGCCTTCACCACCGCGTCCGAATGCTCGGGCGAGTGGTGGATCTGCGAGACGTCCATCACCGTGGTCACGCCCGCGTCGAGCTGGGCGATGCCGCCGAACAGCTCGTTGATGTAGACGTCCTCCGGCCGGTAGACCATGGAGAACTTCTGCAGGATGTATTCGTAGTAGTTGATGGCGTTCTCGGGCTTGCCGTCGTTGACGAGAATGCCGTCCGCCAGGAAGCTCCGCAGCGCCGTCTCGAACTGGTGATGGTGGGTGTCGATGAAGCCCGGCATGACGATCATGCCGCTGGCGTCGATGATCTCCGCGTCCCCGGCGTCGAGGTTCGGGCCGATGCCTTCGATCCGCTTGCCGACCACCAGAACGTCGGCCTCGGCGAAGTCCCCTACCTCCGGGTCCATGCTCAGCACGTGGCCGCCCCGGATGAGGACGCGCCGCCCCTCCTCGCCGGTGCCTTGCGGCGTCTCCTGCGCGGACGCGACGCCGGTCGCCGCGAACACGCCTGCGGCCGCGGCGCCCGCCACCAGCGACGCCTTGAGGAAGTCGCGCCGCGACTCGCAGTCGACCGGCGGACGGCCCTGATCACACATCCTGCACATGTTCTCTCCTCCCGAGACGAAACCGTTTCAGTGGCAGGCGGCGCTTCTCCCCCTCGGGCTGGCGGTCCTGCGTCGAATTTTCGCTATGCGAAAATATTTTCGGAAAGTGTATGCCGCAGCGTGAACTTCTGTCAACGACCGTTTCGGCCGCGGTGATGGTTTGGATGACGCCGACTTCAGCGCGTGCCGATGATCGATTCCAGCACCGGGTAGCGCGACAGCGTATGCGCGAGGCGGGCGGCCGATGCCCGCAGCGGCTGGAGCCGCTTCTCGACGAGGTCCTCGGCGGTCACGAGGCCGGTATAGCCGGAGGTGTTGAGCGCGGCGATCGGACGGCCCGACGCGCCGCGGATCGGCACGGCGAGTGCCGTGATGCCGTAGTCGAGTTGGTCCGTCGAGGTCGAGTAGTTCTTCTCGCGCACCTCGAGGACGATGTCCTTCAGCGCCGCCTTGTCGACGACCGTCTTCTTGGTGAGCGCCACGGGCTCCACCTCGCGCAGGTAGCGATCGAAGGCGGCATCGGGAAGCCCCGCCAGAAGCACCCGGCCGAGCGAGGTGGCATGCGCGGGATAGCGCGCGCCGACGACGGCGGTCGGCCGCCGCGCCCGCTGCTCCGAATAGTGCGCGATGTAGAGCACGTCGTGGCCTTCGAGCGTCGCCACCGACGACGCGTCCCCGAAGGTCCCCACGAGATGACGCAGTTCCGGCTGCAGGATCTCGTCCACGCGCGCCGAGAAATAGAAGGCAGAGCCGAGGCTCATAACCTTCGGCCGCAGGTGGAAGCGCTTGTTGGTCTGGCCGACATAGCCCAGCGCCTGCAGCGTGATCAGGCTGCGCCGGGCGGCGGCGGGGCTGAGCCCCACGCGCCGCGCGACGTCGCTCAGCGTCATCTCGGGATGCTCGGAATCGAAGCTTTCGAGGATCGACAGCCCCTTGGCCAGCGCCTCGACGAACTCCGCCGGCCGGGCCGCGTCCGGATTGTCTTCGAGCATCGAATGTCTTCTCAGTCCCCGGGGGCCAGTACGAAGTCGAACTTCAGCATCGCGTCCGGCTTGCGTTCCAGAGGCAGGTCGCCTGCCATCTCTGCCTTGTAGGGCACGATCTTGGCAAGCAGCGACTTGCGGACACCGAAGACAGCGTCATTGTCGACATATTCGGTGTTCGCGAAGAAGACTTCCGTCGTGATCGACCGCATGCCGGGGGACCGGATCATGTAGTGCAGGTGCGCCGGACGCCAGGCATGCCGGTCGCCCGCCCTGAGCAGTTCGCCGACCGGGCCGTCATAGGGCACGGTGTACGGCTTGGGCAAGACGGTCGTATAGTAGTAGCGGCCCTGGTCGTCGGCCTCGAAGATGCCGCGCAGGTCGTACTTGTCCTGGCCGGCCTCCTGGATCGGATAGGTGCCCGACCCGTCGGCCTGCCAGGTGTCGACGATGGCGCCCGGCAGCGGATGGCCGAGCGAATCGCGCACGATGCCGTGGCACAGCACCGACACGCCCTCGCGCGGCCCGGCGAGATCGGCACCCAGCGCCTTGCGCGGCGCATTGTCGAGATAGAACGGCCCGAGATTGCTGCCCTCCGTCGCCCCGCCGCGCGTGTTGATCATGTCGACCAGCGCCGACAGCCCGAGCACGTCCGACAGCAGGATGAACTCGTGCCGCTCCGGCGTGGAGATCTTGCCGCAGTCGTAGAGGAAGGTCAGCATCCGCATCCATTCCTCGTGCGTCATGTTCGTTTCGCGCGCGAAGTCGTGCACGTGGTCGATCAGCGACCGCAGCAGGAACTCGAAGCGCGATCCCTCCTGCGTCCGGAAGCTCTTCTTCACGGCCTCGGTGATCGTGAACTGGTTGATGTCGGCCATCGGCGCTGGTCCTCCCCTCATCTTCGACGGACGCGCGGCGTCCGCAACGGGACGCCGGCACTTGACAGAAGCGTAAGGCCGCCCGTACTTTCCGACAAGAGAAAAAATTTTCGGAATGCGAAAAATCATCTGGGAGGCACGATGCGGATCGGCAAGCAGGAGGGCGCGTTCACCGCGATAGCGACCTCCGACGCGCATTCGATCACGGTGAGGGGGCATGACCTCTGCGCCGACCTGATCGGCAAGATCGATTTCACCGACTATTTCTGGCTTCTCGTTCTTGGACGCAGGCCGACCGACACCCAGCGCGCGGTTGCCGATGCCTGCATGGTGGCCATCGCCGAGCATGGGCTCGTGCCGAGCGTCCAGGCCGCGCGGATGACGCTGGCCGCCGCGCCCGAGGCCTGGCAGGGCGCCATGGCGGCGGGACTTCTCGGCATGGGCAGCGTGGTCGCCGGCAGTTCGGAGATCGCCGGGCGATACCTCGTCGAGGTGGTCGCGGACGCCCGCCGCGACGGCGTCGACCTGAACTCTGCCGCCCGCCGCAGCCTCGAAGGGCTGAAGGCGCAGCGCGCCAAGGTGCCGGGCCTCGGCCATCCGCAGCACAGCGCCGGCGACCCGCGCGCCAACGTGCTTCTCGCCTTCGCCGACGAACGCGGCGTCTCGGGCGACCACGTCGCCTGCCTGCGGGCGCTCGGCGCGGAGGCGCCGGGCATCATGAACCTGCCGCTGCCGATCAACGTCTCCGGCGCGATCCCGGCGCTGATGCTCGACGCCGGCTGGCCGATCGAGGCGATGAAAGGCATCCCGCTGCTCGCGCGCGCAGCAGGCCTCGTCGCGCATCTCTACGAGGAATCGCAGCGCTCCATCGGCTTCATCATGTCCCACAAGGCGGACCAGGCGATCGCCTACGACGGACCCGCCGCGCATGGGGCCGGTGGAAAGACCGCGTGAGGATCGCCCTATGACCAAGATACTCAAGGACATTCGCGTCATCGAGATGGGGACCTACATCACCGGGCCTGCGGCCGGGATGCATCTGGCCGATCTCGGTGCCGACGTCGTGAAGGTCGAGCGGCCGGACGGCGGCGACCCGTTCCGCGCCTTCAAGGGCGGTCTCTACTCGCCGCACTTCCAGACCTACAACCGCAACAAGCGCTCGATCGCCCTCGACACCGCGAAAGGCGGCGACCGCGCCGTCTTCCACGAGCTGATCGCGGGCGCGGACGTCTTCATCCAGAATTTCCGCCCCGGCGTCGCCGACCGTCTGGGCGCCGGCGCCGAGGAACTGCAGCGCATCAATCCGCGCCTCGTCTACTGCGCCATCACCGGTTTCGGCCAGACGGGACCGGCCCGCGACCGGCCGGCCTTCGACACGGTCGCGCAGGCCGCCAGCGGCTACCTGCGGCTTCTCACCCCGCCGACCAATCCCCGTGTCATCGGCCCGGCCATCGCCGATTCCGTGACCGGCCATTATGCCGCCCTCGGCATCGTGGCGGCCCTGCTGGAGCGGTCGACCACCGGCAAGGGGCGCCGGCTCGACATCTCGATGCTCGAGGCGATGTGCCACTTCAACCTCGATTCCTTTACCCACTACTTCTCGATGGGCGAAGTGATGGGGCCGCTGAGCCGGCCGATGGTCTCGCAATCCTACACCTTCCCCTGTTCGGACGAAAAATGGATCGCGATCCATCTGTCCTCGCCGCAGAAGTTCTGGGAGGGGCTCACCAAGTCGATCGGCCGCGAGGAACTGCGCTTCGACCCGCGTTTCGAGGACAGGCTCGACCGGATCCGGCACCAGCAGGATCTGATCGACATCATGACGCCGATCTTCGCCGGAAAGACCCGCGACGACTGGTGCGCGATCCTGCTCGCCAACGAGGTGCCCCACTCTCCCGCCTATGATTCCAACGAGGCGCTGGAGGATCCGCAGGCCCGCCATCTCCACATCGCGGTGGATGCCGAGCACCCGACGATGGGCGCCTTCAGGACCGTGCGTGCACCCTACAGCTTCGACGGTGAGCCGGATCTCGACGTCCTTCCGCCGCCCACGCTCGACGAGCATGGCGACGAGATCAGGGCCGAACTGTCACGGCGCAGGGCCGGCTGACGCCGGCGAAGGGGGGAGGAGACCATGGGCATACCCGTCGAAGGCGTGATGCAGGCCAGCAGCGCCATGCTGCAGAAACAGCTCTACGCCATCTTCACCCGTCCGACGGGTGCCATCGAGGCGATCCTGGCCGGGATGGAGGAGCATCTGGCCTTCCAGGTCTCGCTTGAGAAGGAGGGCATCCTCTATGCCGCCGGTCCGATGTGGTCCGACGACGAGAAGAGCTGGGACGGCGAGGGTCTCGTGGTGGTCCGCGCCGGCTCGCGCAGCGAGGCGATCGCCATAGCCGAGCGCGACCCGATGCATCGCAGCGGCGCGCGCGCATTCACGGTCAGGCCGTGGATGATCAACGAGGGAACGGTGACGGTCCGGCTCGACATGTCGAGCCAGACCTTTTCGATAGTCTAGGTTTCAAGGGAGGAAACGACATGAAGACGCTTACCGGACTGCTGCTTGCCGGCGCCATCGCCTTTCCGGGCGCCGCGTTCGCCCAGGAGACGATCAAACTCACGGTCGCCTCGAGCCACCCGCTCGTCATTCCGTGGGTCGGCATGATCAAGTCGCACTTCATGGCGGAGACCGACCGTCTCCTGGCCGAGAAGGGCAACTACAAGATCGAATGGCAGGAGGCCTTCGGCGGCCAGCTCTACAAGGCCAATGCCACGCTGACCTCCGTCGAGGAAGGCGTCACCGACATCGGCTGGGTGTTCTCCTTCCTGGAAGCCGCCAAGCTGCCGCTGAGCCAGGTGTCGAGCTACGCGCCCTTCGCCACCGCCAATCCGCCGGTCCAGCTGGCCGTGATGGGCGAACTGCTCGAGACCAATGAGTCCTTCAAGAAGGAGTGGGAGCAGTACAATCTCAAGGTTCTCGGCCTGACCGGCACCGACAGCTACGACGTCTACACCAAGAAGCCGATCGCCGGCCTGGCGGACCTGAACGGCATGAAGCTGTCGGCACCGGGCGTTCTCGCCAACTGGCTGCGCGGCACGGGCGCCAACGCGGTCGACGGGGCGCTGACCACCTTCTACACCGACATCCAGACCGGCGTCTCCGACGGCGTCCTGTCCCTGGCCCTCGGTGTGCTGCCGGCCAAGCTCTACGAGGTCGCGCCCTACATCACCCGCGTCGACATCGGCACGGCCTTCTCCGGCGCGGTGGCGATCAACCGCGACTCCTGGAACGATCTGCCCGAAGAAGTGCAGAACGCCATGGTCGCGGCCGGCAAGTTCTACACCGAGGCGCACGGCAAGGACCTGCTCGAGCGGCACGAGGCGGCCTTCGCCAAGATGCAGGAGATCGGCGCCGGCCAGAACCCGCCCGTCACCATCTCGCAGATGTCGGCGGCCGATCGTCAGGCCTGGGTCGACGGCCTGCCGGACATCGCCGGCGAATGGGCGGCCGATGCCGAAGCGCGCGGCCTGCCCGGCAAGGCCTTCCTGGCGGCCTACATGGAAGGCCTGCGTGCGCGCGGCGAAAAGCCCGCCCGCGACTGGGACAAGCAGTAAGTCGTCGACGACGGGGCGATCGCCATGGACGAGGGCAGGAACAAGGGAGGCGCCGCCGCCGGGCGGCGCCCGCCCTCCGCGGTCGCACGGCTCTGGGGCCGCTCGGTGGACGGCCTTGCGGCGCTGGGCACGGTGATGATCCTCGTGCTCATGGCCATGATCGCCTGCGACGTCGTCGCGCGGAACATGATGGGCGCGTCGCTGCCGCTGGTCTCCGAGCTCGGCGCGCTCACGCTCGTGATGATCGTCTATCTCCAGCTCGGCACGACCATCCGCAACGAGCGGCTGGCGCGGACCGACTTCTTCTTCACGCTCATGGAAGGGCGCAGTCCGCGCATGGCCGCTTTCGTCTCCGGCCTGTGGGACCTGTTCGGCATCGCCGTCTGCGCCGGGATCGCCTGGTCGACCTGGGGCATTCTCGCCAAGGATTTCGACCACGGCGAGTATATCGGCGTCACCGGCGTGGCCACTCTGCAGACCTGGCCCTTCCGGGCCCTGATCCTGATCGGTGCGGCCGTCGCCGCCGTTCAGTTCACCGTCCAGGCAGCGCGCTCCTTCGCGACCGCCGCACGCCGGCCGGGGGAACGGGCATGACCGGCATCGAGATCGGCATGATCTGCGTGGCAGCCCTGATCCTGCTGATCTCGCTCGGCATGCCGATCGGTATCGGCATGATCGTCGTCTCCTTCGCCGGCGTGACCCTGATCCGCAACGAGACCGTCGCCATGCGCATGATGGGATCGGTCGCCAACGACAGCCTGGAGGAATATCTCTTCGCGGTGGTGCCGCTGTTCGTGCTGATGGGGCTGCTCGTCACGGTATCCGGCGTCGGCAAGGACACGTTCGACCTCTTCGAGCGGCTGCTACGGCGCGTCCGCGCCGGGCTCGGCGTCGCGACCGTCTTCGCCAACGCCGTCTTCGCCTCCATCACCGGCATCTCGATCGCCTCCGCATCGGTCTTCTCGCGCGTTGCGGTGCCCGAGATGACCCGCCACGGCTACCGGCGCAGCTTCTCCACCGGCGTCGTCGCGGGCAGCTCGGTGCTCGGCATGCTCATCCCGCCGTCGCTGCTGATGATCGTCTATGCGGTGCTGGCGGAAGAATCGGTGGGGCGCATGTTCCTGGCCGGAATCGGGCCCGGCATCCTGCTCGCTTTGCTCTTCTCGGCCACCATCGTCATCATGGCGACCTTCCGGAAGGACAGCGTCTTCGAACGATCGCCCGACGTCGACGCCCCCGTGGCGGACGATCGTCCGCTGGGCGTCTTCGTCCTGTCGAAGGGAACGCCGATCATCGCGCTGGTGGCCCTGGTGCTGGGCGGGCTCTATGGCGGTTTTCTCAATCCGACCGAGGCCGGCGCCATCGGCGCGCTGGGGGCCCTCGTCATCGCGCTGGCGCGCCGGTCGCTCGGCGGCGGCAGGATGTGGTCGCTGCTGGTCGAGACCGGTCAGGTCACCGTCTCGGTGCTGTTCCTGATCATGGCCGCGACCTTCTTCTCGCGGATGCTGGCCATGTCCGGCCTGCCGGCGATGCTGGCGGAGACCCTGCTCGACAGTTCGATCGGGCCTTACGGCTTCCTGGTGATATTCATCGGCCTGATCATCCTGATGGGCTGCCTGATCGATTCCATCTCGATCATGCTGATCCTCTTGCCGATCGCGCTGCCGGTGGCGAAGGCGGCGGGATTCGACCTGATCTGGTTCGGCGTGCTGACCGTGGTCGCGGTCGAGATCGGCCTGCTGACACCCCCCTTCGGCCTGTCGGTCTACACCATCAAGTCGGCGATCGACGATCCGACGCTGAAGGTCGGCGAGATCTTCCGCGGCACGCTGCCCTTCGTCTTCGCCATGGTCGTGGCGCTCGCCATCCTCGTCGCCTTCCCGCCGATCTCGGTGTGGCTGGCCCGGCTGTGAGGGCTTCCGGGCGGCGCAGCCGCCCGGCTCCGATCATGGGCTGGTGTCAGCCGAACATGTCGGCCACGATGCCGTCGTACCAGCCGATCGATTCCTCGTAGGTCGCCTTGCGCAGCGCCGCGTCCTCGCCCGTCTGCGAGACGAAGCCTTCGACGGAGGCGATCCTGCCGTCCTTCGGCTCGTACTGCGCGCCGACCTTGACACCGTCGTCCGTGTCGATCAGCGACCAGCAGGTGTTAGCGTATTTCGCCGGGAAGGCCTTCGACCCGGTCAGGTCGGCCCGGATGATCATGGCCGCCACCTTGGCCTGGCTGTTGGCCGAGAAGCCGGACTTCGGCATGTCGCCGGCGATCGACGCATCGCCGATGACGAAGATCGCCTCGTCCATGGTCGAGCGCATCGAGGCCGCGTCGATCGGGCAGAAGCCGCTGTCGCCCGCGACGCCTGCCGCCGCGGCGATCGCGCCGGCCTTCTGGGCGGGGATGACGTTGAGAAGCGCGCCCGCGAAGGTGTCGAGGTCCGTTTCCACCGTGCCGGCCGCGACGTCCACGGACTTGATGCCGCCATGGACGTCGGGGCCGTACCATTCGACCATGCCGGGGTAGTGCCTGTCCCAGCCCTCCTGGAACAGGCCCTGCTTGGAGAACTTGTCCTTGGGGTCGATGACGAAGATCTTCGAATTCGCGAACCCCTTCGCTTTCAGCACATGCGCCATCATCGACACCCGTTCGTAGGGGCCGGGCGGGCAGCGATAGGGGTTGGGCGGAGCGATCATGACGATGGTCTGCCCGTCCGTCAGCGCATCGAGCCTGGCCTTCAGGAGTTCGGTCTGCGGCCCGGCCTTCCAGGCATGCGGCGCAATCTGCGCTGCCTCTTCGGAATAGCCAGGCACCGAGTCGTAGACGATGTCGATGCCGGGGGAGAGCACCAGCCGGTCGTAGGGCACGACGGCGCCGTCGGCCATGGTGACGGTCCTGGCCGCGCGGTCGACCGCCATCGCCATGCCGGTGATCTTGCGGACGCCATAGGCGGAGACGAGCGTGTCGTAGCCGTGGGTGATCGAGGCGAAGTCGCGGTAGCCGCCGAGATAGAGATTGGAGAAGAAGCAGGTCGTGAACGTGTCGCTGTCCTCGATCAGCGTCACGTCGATCGCGCCCTTCGAATCCTTCGCGACATATTTGGCCGCGGTCGCGCCGCCGGCGCCGCCGCCGACGATGACGACGCGCGGCTTGCCCTGCGCGCGCAGATAGGTGGGCAGGGCAAGCGACGCGACCCCCGCGCCCGCGAGCCGTCCGAAGCTCCGTCTCGAGATCGGGCCCGTTCTTGTCGTGCTCATGGTTTCCTCCCGGGTGAGCCGTTTCGGATCAGTCTTCCATGCCGGCGATGTAGACGGCCAATGCCGCGATCTCCTCGTCGGAGAGCCGGGCGGTCATCAGCTTCATGACGGGGTTTGGACGGGCGCCGAGCTTGTACTCGACCATCGCCTGCACGGCGTAGTCGAACGGCAGCCCGCGGATCGGCGGAATGCCGCTCGCGGCACCCGACGCCTGGTGGCAGGTCACGCACGCGCCGCCGAGATACTCCCCGTAGGCCGCATCGCCATTGATGGCGAGGACCCGCGTCACCGCGTGCTCGACCTCGAGCGCCAGCGCCGCATCGTCGGAAGCCCTCGCCGATGCAGGCAACGCCAGAACCGCGACGGCAGCGACGACGGTCGCGCGGCGCCAGGCCATCCGGGCGATGGCGCTGCCCGGCCGGGCCGGCATGCCGTGTCGGTTCACCAGGCGCTCCTCCCAAAGGCCCGGGCCGGCGGGATCGTCAGTCGATGCCGCCCCCGGATGCGTTCTCTTCGCCGCCGTCCTCCGGCGTCACGTCCAGCACGGCT
The nucleotide sequence above comes from Aquibium microcysteis. Encoded proteins:
- a CDS encoding NAD(P)/FAD-dependent oxidoreductase, which codes for MSTTRTGPISRRSFGRLAGAGVASLALPTYLRAQGKPRVVIVGGGAGGATAAKYVAKDSKGAIDVTLIEDSDTFTTCFFSNLYLGGYRDFASITHGYDTLVSAYGVRKITGMAMAVDRAARTVTMADGAVVPYDRLVLSPGIDIVYDSVPGYSEEAAQIAPHAWKAGPQTELLKARLDALTDGQTIVMIAPPNPYRCPPGPYERVSMMAHVLKAKGFANSKIFVIDPKDKFSKQGLFQEGWDRHYPGMVEWYGPDVHGGIKSVDVAAGTVETDLDTFAGALLNVIPAQKAGAIAAAAGVAGDSGFCPIDAASMRSTMDEAIFVIGDASIAGDMPKSGFSANSQAKVAAMIIRADLTGSKAFPAKYANTCWSLIDTDDGVKVGAQYEPKDGRIASVEGFVSQTGEDAALRKATYEESIGWYDGIVADMFG
- a CDS encoding TRAP transporter small permease, which encodes MDEGRNKGGAAAGRRPPSAVARLWGRSVDGLAALGTVMILVLMAMIACDVVARNMMGASLPLVSELGALTLVMIVYLQLGTTIRNERLARTDFFFTLMEGRSPRMAAFVSGLWDLFGIAVCAGIAWSTWGILAKDFDHGEYIGVTGVATLQTWPFRALILIGAAVAAVQFTVQAARSFATAARRPGERA
- a CDS encoding c-type cytochrome gives rise to the protein MNRHGMPARPGSAIARMAWRRATVVAAVAVLALPASARASDDAALALEVEHAVTRVLAINGDAAYGEYLGGACVTCHQASGAASGIPPIRGLPFDYAVQAMVEYKLGARPNPVMKLMTARLSDEEIAALAVYIAGMED
- a CDS encoding TRAP transporter large permease — protein: MTGIEIGMICVAALILLISLGMPIGIGMIVVSFAGVTLIRNETVAMRMMGSVANDSLEEYLFAVVPLFVLMGLLVTVSGVGKDTFDLFERLLRRVRAGLGVATVFANAVFASITGISIASASVFSRVAVPEMTRHGYRRSFSTGVVAGSSVLGMLIPPSLLMIVYAVLAEESVGRMFLAGIGPGILLALLFSATIVIMATFRKDSVFERSPDVDAPVADDRPLGVFVLSKGTPIIALVALVLGGLYGGFLNPTEAGAIGALGALVIALARRSLGGGRMWSLLVETGQVTVSVLFLIMAATFFSRMLAMSGLPAMLAETLLDSSIGPYGFLVIFIGLIILMGCLIDSISIMLILLPIALPVAKAAGFDLIWFGVLTVVAVEIGLLTPPFGLSVYTIKSAIDDPTLKVGEIFRGTLPFVFAMVVALAILVAFPPISVWLARL